GTTGTAAGGGGCACGGttgagaatgaaatcggTTTCTTTGCCAGTATGGGGATCCCTGCGGAGTGTGTAAAACAGGGCGTCGGCCAACCCAGTCCTTTTCAGAGTTTTCAAGAATTGTTTGGGAATAATCATATCGGTATCGACATTTTCAATGTGCAAGGGCGCAGCAATACCCTTCACGACCACAAACTTTTCAACGGAAGATGGTGAGGAAGCAGATGGTaatgacgaggaggatgaatCCGTGGATGCTTCAGGTGTAGGCGAAGCGGTTGCATCGTCCATGAAGTTAAATTCGCTGACGGTCTTCAGTGGTGGTGCAGCAGCAATGTGAGCTTCGGCAACCTTTCCAATAAACTTTCGGACGTCGGTCAGTTTCCCAGTGatagcggcggcggcagccATTGCAGGACTGAGGAGATGTGTTCGGCCTCCGGCACCCTGGCGACCTTCGAAATTTCGATTGCTGGTGCTTGCACAGCGTTCTCCAGGAGCCAACTGATCAGGGTTCATACCCAGGCACATAGAGCATCCAGCCTCGCGCCAGTCGAAGCCAGCCCTCTTGAAAATGACGTCCAATCCCTCAGCCTCGGCGTGTTGCTTGATGAGACCGGAGCCTGGAACAACCATTGCGTGGACGTTGGGTGCAACTTTTGCATCAGGACCAGCGGCCAGAATGACTTTCACTGCTGAACGGAGATCTTCAATGCGACTGTTGGTGCATGATCCAATGAAGACTTTGTCGATTGTGATCTCTTCCATTGGCGTATTGGGTTCGAGACCCATGTAGGCCAACGAGCGTTGAGCTGAAGCACGCTTAACAGGATCGGACATGGTTGATGGGTCTGGAACACGGCCAGTGATAGGGACTACATCTTGAGGTGAAGTTCCCCAAGTGACGGTAGGGATGATCTCAGAAGCAGGGATGTTGACTTCGATGTCGAATTTGGCGCCCTCGTCAGTTTTCAGAGTTTTCCAGTAGGCAACTGCCCGGTCCCATTCTTCACCCTTGGGAGCGAGGGGGCGACCTTGAAGGTATTTGAAAGTCACCTCGTCGGGAGCAACCATGCCGGCGCGAGCACCAGCCTCAATGCTCATGTTGCAAACGCTCATTCGAGCCTCCATGCTGAAGCCTCGGAAAACTGAGCCGGCATATTCAATGACACAACCAGTACCTCCAGCTGTACCAATAACGCCAATAATGTGAAGAATCACGTCCTTGGACGTAACGCCTTCATGAAGCTCCCCGTCGACAGTAATTCGCATGTTTTTGCCCTTTTTCTGCAGGAGTGTCTGCGTAGCGAGGACATGCTCGACCTCTGATGTACCGATACCGAATGCGAGTGATCCAAAGGCGCCATGTGCTGTAAAAAAGAGATGAGCGGTTGAGCTGTGATTAAAGGAACCTACAAAACGTACTTGAAGTATGTGAGTCACCGCAGACGCAAGTGATTCCAGGGAGCTACCAAAAAGGCAATTGATTAGCATTCTAGACACGCCGAGGATAAAACCATGACGCACTGTAAAACCTTGCTCAGGACCAATAACATGAACAATACCTTGTCTTCGGTCTTTCATTCCGAAATATGTTAATCCGAATTCTTTCACATTGTCTTCCAAAGCAGCGCACTGCGCACGGGAGTCTGGCTCAGAGATGAAAGTCTCGACGGACTTGAAATTTTTACGGGATACAGTTCTAGAGAGGTCATTAGGGAGTCACTGGAGCTCTAAGAATAGCAGGCGTACGGGACGTTGTGGTCCACAGTCGCTAGAGTGCAATCAGGCCTACGAACGGGGCGACCAGCGGTGCGGCTGTTGGGGTAGAATGAGATAATGGATCACAGTAGGAGCAAACAACACACACAGTCCCTCAAATGCTTGCGGACTTGTAACTTCATGTACGAGGTGACTATACAGTTGGCAGCGTCAGTGAACAATGCGCATCAGACATAAACTATAGATAGAAAATACCGGTCGATATATACAAGCGCTAAACCGTCCTCGTTGACATCGCTTTCAAAAAGGAAGGCCGGAGTGAGTACGAACGTCAAGGCACAGAATTGATGATGGCAACATACACAACATGATCGTCCCAGATTTTGTCGTAGAGAGTACGAGGAGGAGTAACGGCGACTGGCATTTGTGAAGAATAGACTAGGAAATGATACAATGGGACCTGGTAGATAGCAAGGGTCAGGATTGCATATTGAACGACGGCTTTTTAAAGAGTCGGAGTCGAGCATCAAGTATGGTACATCTTTCGGCCGAAAAAGTCTCGGACTTGCTTCCTGCCAACTTTAGCAATACCCAATCCCGGCTCATATCTCTGTCATGAAATATCCAGCGGTTCTCCTCCAAACCATTTGTAAACGCTCATTGCGCTACTCACTTCCGTTTCCATTCTAGCTCATTCCAGAGCACCCCTTTCTACCATTTCGTCCGACTCCCTAGCAATTAGTGAGGATCAAATCATTTCACAGTATGCGCTCATTAGTGTACCCCAGTATTCGGCCCCTGAGTCCGACCCAACTTTACCCTGTCAACTCCAGTCTTCATTTTAGTTCAAGCTAAATAAAGACATGACGCGCGTGGGGTACAGCTATGCAAAAGAATAGAGCGCACAACAAGGTTTCAAATCGCGACAAAGCAAGATAACAAAAAAAGGAGAGTTGTTGTAACGAGTGTCTTTACATATTTTTGGCGCTCCAAGATTCAATCGCTTTGTCTAGTTCGACGAACAGATCAAGAACTATCTTCGGGTATACGATACGTCTGTCTCCTCGCTGCACTCGCCTACTTGTCTGACAGGCTGCACCGTGTCGGATACGAGAGGCCCAATTTCCCGATTTCGGAGATGAATGATGCAAAGGACTGTCTATCGGTGCAAATTCTATCGACCCTGAAGAACTAACGCTGAACGGATCCTCCAATATACGACAAGGGACGGCTTGGTCATCCAGATAGGCATCCAAAAGACGAAATTCCGGACAAATTGTCCTATCGTTATCTGCTTGAACGATATCAGACGCGGCGCCTTGTACAAGCTCACTCTTCTGGTCGCTGATCGCTTCGTGAAGCACCTGTTGCGGATCAGGATTCACAGGCCCAGACGAAGCTAGTCTGTCGAAGTAAGGAAGAAACAGTGGAGGAGTGCGCAAAGCATGTCTTTTCTCTGATCGCGGGTTGGCACTGTCGAAGACAGGCGCCTCcttgtcttcttcatctgcaCCCTCACGTCCCGAATCAGGGTCCAAAGAAAGGTATCCAAGACTAGAGAATTTTGACGCGTGCGTTTTGTAGCGTCCTGAGATATATAAAGATTGGGAAATAGTATGTGTAGAGGTCGAGCTGAAAGAATTATTCAAAGACTTTTGCGACGAAAAATTCGAGATTACAGCGGGACTTGCTGGGTTAGTCCGGTTCGATGACAGTTGCGGAAGAGAAGAGGACTTTATGTCGACTACATTCAATTCCACCTCAGAGAGCATAGCGTTTCTTTCGGCTGAGGGAGTTTCCGACGACACGGAAGTCTTAATTTCAAAAGAATCTAACGCTTTGACATTGGCCTCTGTCCCAGCTTCTGAGTGACGATTTTCCTTGCCGTAGATAGAACATAGAGGCCGAACAGACGGCGAAGAAGTCATTGTCTTAGTGTGTGAGGTCATGAATTTCTTGGAGCTCGGAGTGCGCAGATAGCTCACTGGCGTAGTGGGAACCACTAGTCGACCGGACTCGAGCTCAGTCCGAGAGAGCGCATCTTTAGTTATATCGCGCAATGGGACGACTTGAAATCGATGAGATTTCGTATCCCGCACGGCCACACGCGTTTTCATTGTAATCCTGACATGATCCCCAGAACTAGCATCTGAATTGAAAGAGCAGAGCTTGCCACTCTCCTgaagcccaagcccaagaCCAGACTCGATACCAGAACCAATAGCAGGACTCGAACGACCAGACAAGGAGGGCGACAAGCCTGGAGCATGCAACAAATTGTTTTGGGCCAAAGTGTTGACAAGAGTTTCCCGAGACACAGCAGAGGAGGCAGAGTAGGTATCGCAAGACATGGCGGTTGAAGGTTGAGGACAAGGTAGAGAGTGGAGGAGACGAGCAGAGATGATACTAACAAGAAACAACAAAGCATGCTCACCTGCCAGCCACTGTGACTTGTTTGAATTCCACCTtcacctttcttctttactGTAGCCATGGCACCCCCGACACGACAGCCACAGCCAGCACCCGATTCGCCCCGTTCCTCACTGTCTCCGGCTCCCGCAGGCTTGCAGGGAGATCTTGAAATGGAGCTGTTTGCGTTGGCAAACGCGCTCTACAACTTGGGAACTACGGTCATCAATGATTCTACCAAAGAACGTGATAAGCCGGGTGGTGGAAAACAGGTTGGACTCCGTGTGTACGCGTTCACGTTTGAATCGTTCAGGTTTGCCCTTTGACTATGCTGCAGAAACGATGTGGTGTCCCACCTCAGCAACTTGGATGAAATGGCCCAGCATGTTTCAACGAGAATTCCCATGCAGATTTTGGCTGACATTGATAATTCGCGAAATCCCATGCAACTGACCAAGGAAAGACTGGAGCGAGCGGCTACTGAGAATCAGTTCATGAATGGAAAAATCTCAGCGATCACGGTGAGTGCATCCGAGTGGTGGAGACTGGGCAGCCAGTTTAATCGTCTGCCAGTCATACCGACGATTGCTGGACGAAGCAATTGTTCAAAGCTTCCCTGAACTGGAATCCGAGTTGAACGGACAATCCTCGGGCACTCAATAACAGACTCTGTTCAAATTGGACGGCCTCTCGAGGCACTGCGAGATTGCCGAGATCAGGAGACTGGTGCTTAGGCCGTTGACGAGCAGATAAGATTGAGGGCCTGTATGTACGATATTATACTTAGGAACATACATAGATATTGGAAGTAGAATTGGGATTAATCATTATGTCCGATGAAACAGTGGAAAGTGTGGGCCGCGATTGTCACACGTCGTGGCTAAATACCTGACATGGCAACCGGCGTTGGCtctgcaaaaagaaaagacttTTCAGTTTTATTCTCTTCTCACTTTCGGGCCTTCATAtaatcctttcttttcccCTCTTTTCTACTTATAATCCACCCTCTCAATCCATCTGCGCCCCATCCCCGCTGCTGTAACATACCCAATCTAATTCTTCCTTCCCAGATACCCCCGGCCTTATGGCGGACATCATTAGGACATACGctgctctctctccttcctcttccagaACCGACGTCGCTGCTGTATTCAATAGTATCATCGATGGTAACGTCTTCTGCAAGCGGTCCTAGCCACCC
The sequence above is a segment of the Psilocybe cubensis strain MGC-MH-2018 chromosome 4, whole genome shotgun sequence genome. Coding sequences within it:
- a CDS encoding 3-isopropylmalate dehydratase, which gives rise to MPVAVTPPRTLYDKIWDDHVVDVNEDGLALVYIDRHLVHEVTSPQAFEGLRTAGRPVRRPDCTLATVDHNVPTVSRKNFKSVETFISEPDSRAQCAALEDNVKEFGLTYFGMKDRRQGIVHVIGPEQGFTLPGITCVCGDSHTSTHGAFGSLAFGIGTSEVEHVLATQTLLQKKGKNMRITVDGELHEGVTSKDVILHIIGVIGTAGGTGCVIEYAGSVFRGFSMEARMSVCNMSIEAGARAGMVAPDEVTFKYLQGRPLAPKGEEWDRAVAYWKTLKTDEGAKFDIEVNIPASEIIPTVTWGTSPQDVVPITGRVPDPSTMSDPVKRASAQRSLAYMGLEPNTPMEEITIDKVFIGSCTNSRIEDLRSAVKVILAAGPDAKVAPNVHAMVVPGSGLIKQHAEAEGLDVIFKRAGFDWREAGCSMCLGMNPDQLAPGERCASTSNRNFEGRQGAGGRTHLLSPAMAAAAAITGKLTDVRKFIGKVAEAHIAAAPPLKTVSEFNFMDDATASPTPEASTDSSSSSLPSASSPSSVEKFVVVKGIAAPLHIENVDTDMIIPKQFLKTLKRTGLADALFYTLRRDPHTGKETDFILNRAPYNKAKILVCTGHNFGCGSSREHAPWSLNDFGIRCVIAPSFADIFRNNSMQNGMLPVTIPQEQCIELAKDAEAGLDLEVDLEKEEIRRVNGQPPIPFTTDAFRRHCLLNGLDDIALTMQRGEAISQFEQRRTEMWPWLNGFGYADKKIPVGPVRKTKKTEW
- a CDS encoding Mediator of RNA polymerase II transcription subunit 10; the protein is MAPPTRQPQPAPDSPRSSLSPAPAGLQGDLEMELFALANALYNLGTTVINDSTKERDKPGGGKQVGLRVNDVVSHLSNLDEMAQHVSTRIPMQILADIDNSRNPMQLTKERLERAATENQFMNGKISAITSYRRLLDEAIVQSFPELESELNGQSSGTQ